One genomic region from Cyclopterus lumpus isolate fCycLum1 chromosome 20, fCycLum1.pri, whole genome shotgun sequence encodes:
- the ccl20b gene encoding C-C motif chemokine 20b — MASGRVWLPAVLCSLVILTAFIGSTQSASCCMMFTSRRFPCQRLMGYTIQTIISSCDINAVIFHLPAKFVCADPSSKWTLRGMKCVDERRRKMNWTKGNTTSA; from the exons ATGGCAAGCGGCAGAGTGTGGCTACCGGCAGTCCTGTGCTCCCTCGTCATCCTCACTGCCTTCATCGGCAGCACGCAGTCCG CCAGCTGCTGCATGATGTTCACCTCACGGCGTTTTCCATGCCAGCGCCTGATGGGCTACACCATCCAGACCATCATCAGCTCCTGCGACATCAACGCTGTTAT ATTCCACCTCCCAGCGAAGTTCGTGTGCGCTGACCCTTCATCCAAGTGGACTCTGAGAGGGATGAAGTGTGTCGA TGAGAGAAGGCGGAAGATGAACTGGACGAAGGGAAACACCACGTCCGCATAA
- the tlr22 gene encoding toll-like receptor 22 encodes MAPGVKEDNKMHKRGSEYLKLSFILLLLNVSSLVVPVAGYYLKLCHMSDNDAICTKSKLKEVPQHIPSRVKRFYLFGNKLSILQASDFKNLSVLTLLDLKHNLISKIDPAAFGDLISLETLNLNHNKLVGLGDDFFQGLLNLTELRINNNHIRSLASTCFKSLTSLTFLDISKNRLHHLTNVHTVLQQLPNLRQLWVQSNNITAFNSWELTNSSLDLAYLDLSGNPIDVFRVTADVFPNLTWLNIGLRSPKKPMKWDIWNETFLSRVITLDVSGQKICNEAMKTLQENFNPSLKILRMDGMKNTQLTALINASCSIPSVSTLQLKRNSLLYLNAQFFHLCINVTEIDLDGNNIRNISDEAFRSPQGLKTLSLRENKLQSVPAATSNLPTLRELDLSHNYIITLECDDFTNLTELRHLSLNQNFISALKGCVFKDLIRLEVLKLQNNIISELGAAFQKYLPNLKQLRLNINKLTVINTGEFAGLQSLQNLSLNNNKIKTLKKGSFFGLGNLTNFLLSVNEIDNEGLPKRVFNDLINLRALDLRENNIKYLEETALTDPPFSKLSHLETLVINKNSRRGKSFLPSNFLQGLTNLLAFSVRNSQLLSLHKDTFTYTPQLQRLDISANDLKNLSPELFYPIRGLQSLYISSISLQSLDFFIKANLTKLKFLQARKNQIFVFSEEVIKSLPALVYLDLQTNSFTCACDNAWFHRWVIIGKQTQVYDADNFVCNYPPDLKDMKLLDFDVQSCKVDTEFIFFISSTCIILLVMSVCFTSHFLGWQLAYAYYLFRALLFDLKLKNQHASNRYDAFVSYNNHDEPWVMRQLLPKLEGEQGWKLCLHHRDFEPGKPIIDNITDAIYGSRKTICVISRRYLKSEWCSSELQVASFRLFAEQKDVLILVFLEHIPFAQLSPYYRMRKMLKRRTYLSWPRAGEHPEMFWEKLRQALTTREDPDDDRLLLTVVDRR; translated from the exons atggctCCTGGCGTGAAAGAGGACAACAAAATGCACAAAAGAGGATCGGAATATCTCAAACTGAGTTTTATTTTGCTCTTGCTAAACGTCAGCAGTCTCGTTGTCCCAGTCGCAGGATATTATCTGAAGTTGTGCCATATGAGTGACAATGACGCCATATGTACCAAGAGCAAACTCAAGGAGGTTCCCCAACACATTCCCTCGAGGGTTAAACGTTTTTACTTGTTTGGGAACAAACTTTCAATATTACAAGCTTCGGATTTTAAAAACCTTTCCGTTTTGACGCTGCTGGACCTGAAACATAACTTAATTTCGAAGATAGACCCGGCAGCCTTCGGCGATCTGATTTCCCTCGAGACATTAAATCTAAATCATAACAAGCTCGTCGGGCTCGGAGATGATTTCTTTCAGGGTTTGCTCAACCTCACGGAGCTCAGAATCAATAACAACCACATCAGGTCGCTGGCATCCACCTGTTTCAAGTCCTTGACGAGCTTGACGTTTTTGGACATCTCCAAAAACAGACTGCACCACTTGACCAACGTTCACACCGTATTGCAGCAGCTGCCAAATCTGCGGCAGCTGTGGGtgcaaagtaacaacataaCCGCTTTCAATTCGTGGGAATTGACAAACAGCTCGCTGGATCTCGCTTACCTCGATTTGTCCGGAAATCCCATCGACGTCTTCAGGGTCACCGCGGATGTATTTCCGAACCTCACCTGGTTAAACATCGGCCTCCGTTCGCCGAAGAAACCGATGAAATGGGACATCTGGAACGAGACTTTTCTCAGTCGAGTGATCACGCTCGATGTCAGCGGGCAGAAAATCTGCAACGAAGCCATGAAAACGTTACAGGAGAACTTCAACCCCTCGCTGAAGATTCTGAGGATGGACGGGATGAAGAATACTCAACTCACAGCGCTAATCAACGCTTCCTGCTCCATCCCATCGGTGTCCACACTCCAACTGAAACGCAACAGCCTACTTTACCTCAACGCGCAATTCTTCCACTTGTGTATTAACGTAACAGAGATAGATTTAGACGGTAATAATATACGAAATATCAGCGATGAGGCCTTCAGATCTCCGCAAGGTTTAAAGACCTTGAGTCTGCGTGAAAACAAACTTCAATCTGTTCCAGCCGCCACGAGTAATCTACCAACTCTCAGAGAGCTGGATCTCAGCCACAATTACATCATAACACTCGAATGTGACGATTTCACCAATCTGACCGAGCTCAGACATCTCAGCCTTAATCAGAATTTTATCTCAGCTCTAAAAGGGTGCGTTTTCAAGGATTTGATACGGTTGGAAGTTTTAAAGCTACAGAACAACATCATCTCTGAATTAGGCGCCGCTTTCCAGAAATACCTGCCAAATCTAAAACAACTGCGtttgaatataaataaactCACCGTTATTAATACCGGGGAATTTGCGGGCTTGCAGTCACTCCAGAACTTGtcattaaacaataataaaattaaaacattgaaaaaggGGTCTTTTTTTGGATTAGGGAACCTTACCAATTTTCTGCTGAGCGTGAATGAAATAGATAATGAGGGACTACCCAAGAGAGTATTCAACGATCTGATCAATTTAAGAGCATTGGATTTGAGGGAGAATAACATCAAATACTTGGAGGAAACAGCTTTGACTGATCCACCATTTTCTAAACTGTCCCATTTGGAGACGTTGGTGATTAATAAAAATAGCCGTCGGGGGAAGTCCTTCCTGCCTTCCAACTTCCTTCAAGGTTTGACTAATCTTTTGGCTTTCAGTGTCAGGAACAGTCAACTTCTATCCTTGCACAAAGACACGTTTACTTACACGCCACAATTGCAAAGACTTGACATAAGCGCAAATGACCTCAAGAATCTCTCTCCGGAGTTGTTTTACCCTATCCGAGGCCTTCAATCCCTCTACATATCGTCAATAAGCCTCCAGTCTTTAGATTTCTTTATAAAAGCCAACCTTACCAAGCTGAAATTTCTGCAGGCAAGAAAGAATCAGATTTTTGTCTTCAGTGAGGAAGTTATAAAGTCCCTTCCGGCTCTCGTCTACCTCGATCTTCAAACAAATAGTTTCACCTGTGCCTGCGATAACGCCTGGTTCCACCGTTGGGTAATTATcggcaaacaaacacaagtttaCGACGCCGACAACTTTGTGTGCAACTATCCTCCAGACCTTAAAGATATGAAGCTGTTGGACTTCGACGTCCAGTCCTGCaaagtggacacagagttcatcttcttcatctcctccacaTGCATCATCCTCCTGGTTATGTCGGTGTGCTTCACCTCCCATTTCCTCGGGTGGCAGCTGGCCTACGCCTACTACCTCTTCCGGGCTTTGCTCTTCGACTTAAAGCTTAAAAACCAGCACGCTTCCAATCGGTACGACGCCTTCGTCTCCTACAACAACCACGACGAGCCGTGGGTCATGAGGCAGCTGTTGCCGAAACTGGAAGGGGAGCAAGGCTGGAAATTGTGTCTGCACCATCGAGACTTTGAGCCAG GCAAACCCATCATAGACAACATCACGGATGCTATCTACGGAAGCAGGAAGACCATCTGCGTGATCAGCCGCCGATACCTCAAGAGCGAGTGGTGCTCCAGTGAGCTCCAGGTGGCCAG CTTCCGTCTGTTCGCCGAGCAGAAGGACGTGCTGATCCTGGTGTTTCTGGAGCACATCCCCTTCGCTCAGCTGTCTCCTTACTACCGCATGAGGAAGATGCTGAAGAGGCGCACCTACCTGAGCTGGCCTCGAGCCGGGGAGCACCCCGAGATGTTCTGGGAGAAGCTCCGCCAGGCTCTGACGACCAGAGAAGACCCCGATGATGACCGGCTCCTCCTCACCGTGGTGGACAGACGGTGA